The proteins below are encoded in one region of Pseudomonas helmanticensis:
- a CDS encoding TatD family hydrolase has protein sequence MQLIDIGVNLTNPSFADKHQAVLDRAYAAGVCQLVLTGTSVEGSEQALELCQRLDESGQRLFATAGIHPHSASDWNADSARRLRSLLKESSVVAVGECGLDFNRDFSPRPQQEKVLEEHLALAVELQLPVFLHERDASQRLLEILKDYRDQLPAAVVHCFTGEQKALFSYLDLDLHIGITGWICDERRGTHLHPLVKEIKRGRLMLESDAPYLLPRTLRPKPKNGRNEPAYLTEVLREVALHRGESEDDLAAHTTACARAFFNLPTLV, from the coding sequence ATGCAACTCATCGATATCGGCGTCAACCTGACCAACCCAAGTTTCGCCGACAAACACCAGGCCGTACTCGACCGCGCCTACGCCGCCGGGGTCTGCCAACTGGTGCTGACCGGCACCAGCGTCGAGGGTAGCGAGCAGGCCCTGGAGCTGTGCCAGCGACTCGATGAGAGCGGCCAGCGCCTGTTCGCCACCGCCGGTATTCACCCGCATTCGGCCAGTGACTGGAACGCCGACAGCGCCCGTCGCCTGCGCAGCCTGCTGAAGGAGTCCAGCGTCGTCGCCGTGGGTGAATGCGGGCTGGATTTCAATCGTGATTTCTCCCCGCGCCCGCAGCAGGAAAAAGTGCTCGAAGAGCATTTGGCGTTAGCCGTTGAACTGCAATTGCCGGTGTTTTTGCACGAGCGCGATGCCAGTCAGCGCCTGCTGGAAATCCTTAAGGACTACCGCGATCAACTGCCCGCTGCGGTGGTGCACTGCTTCACCGGCGAGCAAAAGGCCTTGTTCAGCTACCTCGATCTGGATCTGCACATCGGCATTACCGGCTGGATCTGTGACGAGCGTCGCGGCACGCATTTGCATCCGCTGGTCAAGGAGATCAAGCGTGGACGGCTGATGCTGGAAAGCGACGCGCCCTATCTGCTGCCGCGCACCTTGCGGCCGAAGCCGAAGAACGGGCGTAACGAGCCGGCGTATCTGACAGAAGTGCTGCGTGAGGTGGCGTTGCATCGTGGCGAAAGCGAAGACGATCTGGCAGCGCACACGACGGCTTGCGCTCGCGCATTTTTCAATCTGCCGACATTGGTGTAA
- a CDS encoding patatin-like phospholipase family protein, translated as MKKRVALVLGSGGARGYAHIGVIEEIERRGYDIACIAGCSMGAVVGGIYAAGKLDDYRRWIESLDYLDVLRLVDVSFRLGAIRGEKVFGQIRKIVGEINIEDLRIPYTAVAADLTNQQEIWFQEGCLHQAMRASAAIPSLFTPVMQGNRMLVDGGILNPLPIVPVVSSHCDLIIAVNLNSTNQRHYKLPVIERPPAFRSRFDSLINSLGSKMPFRRKQAEQLLKLEQEALRAEAAEINPWLEGAEPENQQPAAAPEREGAPKSATGSFIIDNVGPASLLDLINQSFEVMQTSLAQYKIAGYPPDILINVPKRVCRFFEFYKAPELIALGREIARDTLDRYESEQQQ; from the coding sequence ATGAAAAAGCGTGTCGCACTGGTGCTGGGCTCCGGTGGCGCCCGGGGCTACGCCCATATCGGGGTCATTGAAGAGATTGAACGACGCGGTTATGACATCGCCTGCATTGCCGGATGTTCGATGGGTGCGGTGGTCGGCGGGATCTATGCGGCTGGCAAGCTCGATGACTATCGCCGCTGGATCGAAAGCCTCGACTACCTCGATGTGTTGCGTCTGGTCGATGTCAGTTTTCGCCTCGGCGCGATTCGCGGCGAGAAGGTCTTCGGGCAGATTCGCAAGATCGTCGGCGAGATCAATATCGAAGACCTGCGCATCCCCTACACCGCCGTCGCTGCCGACCTCACCAATCAACAGGAAATCTGGTTCCAGGAAGGTTGCCTGCATCAGGCGATGCGCGCCTCGGCAGCGATTCCGAGCCTGTTCACACCGGTGATGCAAGGCAATCGCATGCTGGTCGATGGCGGCATTCTCAATCCGTTGCCGATCGTGCCGGTGGTCTCCAGCCACTGCGATCTGATCATTGCGGTCAATCTCAACTCGACCAACCAGCGCCATTACAAATTGCCGGTGATCGAACGTCCGCCGGCATTCCGTTCGCGCTTCGACAGCCTGATCAACTCGCTGGGTTCGAAGATGCCGTTCCGCCGCAAACAGGCCGAGCAGTTACTGAAACTGGAGCAGGAAGCCTTGCGTGCCGAGGCCGCTGAGATCAATCCGTGGCTCGAAGGTGCAGAGCCGGAGAACCAGCAACCGGCGGCAGCTCCGGAGCGTGAAGGCGCGCCGAAATCCGCGACCGGTTCGTTCATCATCGATAACGTCGGGCCGGCGTCGCTGCTGGACTTGATCAACCAGAGTTTCGAGGTGATGCAGACCTCGCTGGCGCAGTACAAGATTGCCGGGTATCCGCCGGATATTCTGATCAACGTGCCGAAGCGGGTTTGCCGGTTTTTCGAGTTTTACAAGGCGCCGGAGTTGATCGCGCTGGGCCGCGAGATTGCGCGCGATACGCTGGATCGGTATGAGAGTGAGCAGCAGCAATAA
- a CDS encoding CHAD domain-containing protein — MSALVDRLVAHVLSLEVRLLACQARLTARTDPEALHDLRTTVRRLRSLLRPLRGLPGVEQLEDAASAVGQLTTPWRDREVLADYLLNHQQPEAAQRRMAQMAEAYPALAASAEVASLLMILDAFPRFLRASQRQGLLKGLDRRIEKRLGKQWHNLDAALRDPAHDRHRLRLLIKRVRYGIEAYPELDRLPQAALARLKSAQGALGDWHDCWQWLAKAELEADLQPCVATWQATMIKAEIKADRVLEKLSSTCFKS, encoded by the coding sequence ATGTCTGCGTTAGTTGACCGCTTGGTGGCTCATGTCCTGAGCCTTGAGGTGCGCTTGCTGGCCTGTCAGGCGCGGTTGACCGCGCGCACCGATCCCGAGGCGCTGCACGATCTGCGCACCACGGTACGCCGCTTGCGTAGCCTGTTGCGGCCATTGCGCGGTTTGCCGGGGGTCGAGCAACTCGAAGACGCAGCGTCCGCTGTCGGCCAATTGACCACACCGTGGCGCGATCGCGAAGTGCTTGCGGACTATCTGCTGAACCATCAGCAACCGGAAGCTGCGCAACGGCGCATGGCGCAGATGGCCGAAGCTTATCCGGCACTGGCGGCGAGTGCGGAAGTGGCCTCGTTGCTGATGATTCTCGACGCCTTCCCGCGCTTTCTGCGTGCCTCTCAGCGTCAAGGCCTGCTCAAGGGCCTGGACCGGCGCATCGAAAAGCGCCTGGGCAAACAATGGCACAATCTCGATGCAGCGCTGCGTGATCCGGCGCACGACCGCCATCGTCTGCGTCTGCTGATCAAACGGGTGCGCTATGGCATCGAAGCCTATCCCGAACTGGATCGCCTGCCGCAAGCGGCACTGGCGCGTTTGAAGTCTGCGCAAGGCGCGCTGGGCGACTGGCATGATTGCTGGCAGTGGCTGGCGAAAGCCGAGCTCGAAGCGGATCTGCAACCCTGCGTGGCGACGTGGCAGGCGACCATGATCAAAGCCGAAATCAAGGCTGATCGCGTACTCGAAAAACTCAGCTCAACCTGCTTCAAATCCTGA
- a CDS encoding transglycosylase SLT domain-containing protein, with amino-acid sequence MIRPSILLLLCASLLLPMTAVARLPGPLQAVPAAKVRDLSEIRSSRVLRVLVNQSRNSSGEVQGQAIGVEYHRLRAFEQYLNGHARDGQEITLKIIPKAKDQLLGALQRGEGDLVAPGELLELQAGHAVASSEPIASNVPLVLVGIKGERRYTKVEQLSGKTLALPTGSAAGEAVSQLNQKLALHKLAPIKIEWVDPTLAVEDVLEMVQGGIFHLTIVEQPIAERWGKILPKLRFDRQMIISEPGEEYWFVRRDASMLRASIDRFLSGYKKPSNEDVAFLRIYRRLYQVHYPLAKADRQRLEKLRPTLQKHAAAQNMDWLNLAALAFKESALQPSARSGSGPTGLMQITPSAAQRVGVNNIQNLDANVQAGAKYLAMIRRKFFNSPKLNERERMAFTLAAYNIGPERVQGMRAEARRRGLNPNQWFFQVERIAMEQVGMGPVSYVNSVNKYFLAFDRERESLEPGGQKVASRK; translated from the coding sequence ATGATTCGTCCCTCGATTTTGCTGTTGTTGTGTGCCTCGTTGCTACTGCCGATGACGGCGGTTGCGCGCCTGCCCGGGCCACTGCAAGCGGTGCCGGCCGCCAAGGTGCGCGACCTCTCGGAGATTCGCAGCAGCCGCGTGCTGCGCGTGCTGGTCAATCAGAGCCGCAACAGCTCCGGCGAAGTCCAGGGCCAGGCCATCGGCGTCGAATACCATCGCCTGCGCGCCTTCGAGCAATACCTCAATGGCCATGCCCGCGATGGCCAGGAAATCACCCTCAAGATCATTCCCAAAGCCAAGGATCAATTGCTCGGCGCCTTGCAGCGCGGCGAGGGTGATCTGGTGGCGCCGGGCGAGTTGCTCGAACTGCAGGCGGGCCATGCGGTCGCCAGCAGCGAACCGATTGCCAGCAACGTGCCGCTGGTGCTGGTCGGCATCAAGGGCGAGCGACGCTACACCAAGGTCGAACAACTCTCCGGTAAAACCCTCGCGTTGCCGACCGGCAGTGCGGCGGGGGAGGCGGTCAGTCAGCTCAACCAGAAACTGGCGTTGCACAAACTGGCGCCGATCAAGATCGAATGGGTCGATCCGACACTGGCCGTTGAAGACGTGCTGGAGATGGTCCAGGGCGGGATTTTTCATCTGACGATTGTCGAGCAACCGATCGCCGAACGATGGGGCAAGATCCTGCCGAAGTTGCGTTTCGACCGGCAGATGATAATCAGCGAGCCGGGCGAGGAATACTGGTTCGTGCGTCGTGATGCGTCGATGCTGCGAGCGAGCATTGATCGCTTTCTCAGCGGTTACAAGAAGCCCTCGAACGAGGATGTAGCGTTTCTGCGCATCTACCGCCGTCTCTATCAAGTCCACTATCCATTGGCCAAGGCCGACCGCCAGCGCCTGGAAAAACTGCGTCCGACCCTGCAGAAACATGCCGCTGCGCAGAACATGGATTGGCTGAACCTGGCGGCGCTGGCGTTCAAGGAATCCGCGCTGCAACCCAGTGCCCGCAGCGGCAGCGGCCCGACCGGGCTGATGCAAATCACACCGTCCGCCGCGCAGCGTGTCGGCGTCAATAACATCCAGAATCTCGATGCGAACGTGCAGGCCGGGGCCAAGTACCTGGCGATGATCCGCCGCAAGTTTTTCAACAGCCCCAAACTCAACGAGCGCGAGCGCATGGCCTTCACGCTGGCCGCCTACAACATCGGCCCGGAACGCGTCCAGGGCATGCGCGCTGAAGCCCGGCGGCGTGGGCTGAATCCGAACCAGTGGTTCTTCCAGGTTGAGCGTATTGCCATGGAGCAGGTGGGAATGGGGCCCGTCAGCTATGTTAATAGCGTGAACAAGTATTTCCTGGCGTTCGACCGGGAGCGGGAGTCGTTGGAGCCCGGAGGCCAGAAGGTGGCTTCGCGCAAATGA
- a CDS encoding DoxX family protein yields MSSLINKVLFTRAGYGLTILRIAVGVIFAAHGSQKLFGLFGGYGLAGTAQYMDSIGLHPGYVMATLAGGTEFFAGLALIIGLLVRPAALGLTFLSLVAIFTVHIGNGLFMANNGYEFALALLGGSLAVLIEGAGKLSVDRAIAG; encoded by the coding sequence ATGAGCTCTCTGATCAACAAGGTACTGTTCACCCGCGCCGGTTACGGTCTGACCATTCTGCGCATCGCCGTCGGCGTGATCTTCGCTGCTCACGGTTCGCAGAAACTCTTCGGTCTGTTTGGTGGGTACGGTCTGGCGGGCACCGCGCAATACATGGACAGCATCGGTCTGCACCCGGGTTATGTCATGGCCACTTTGGCCGGCGGTACCGAGTTCTTCGCCGGTCTGGCCTTGATCATCGGTCTGCTGGTACGCCCGGCGGCGTTGGGCCTGACCTTCCTGTCGCTGGTGGCAATCTTCACCGTGCACATCGGCAACGGTCTGTTCATGGCCAACAACGGTTACGAGTTCGCTCTGGCCCTGCTCGGTGGCAGCCTCGCGGTGCTGATCGAAGGTGCCGGCAAGCTTTCGGTGGATCGCGCCATCGCCGGTTAA
- a CDS encoding response regulator translates to MSQTATILVIDDEPQIRKFLRISLASQGYKVLEAGTGAEGLAQAALNKPDLLVLDLGLPDMDGQQVLREFREWATAPVLVLSVRASEGQKVEALDGGANDYVTKPFGIQEFLARVRALLRQAPAGEAQQAALNFGPLTVDLAYRRVLLDGVEVALTRKEYAVLAQLARHPGRVITQQQLLKDIWGPTHTEDSHYLRIVVGHLRQKLADDPTRPRFIVTEAGVGYRLLESSPM, encoded by the coding sequence ATGAGCCAGACCGCGACCATTTTGGTCATCGACGACGAACCGCAAATCCGCAAGTTCCTGCGCATCAGCCTCGCTTCGCAAGGCTACAAAGTGCTTGAGGCCGGCACCGGTGCCGAAGGCCTCGCGCAAGCGGCGCTGAATAAACCGGACTTGTTGGTGCTCGACCTCGGCCTGCCGGACATGGACGGCCAGCAAGTGCTCCGTGAGTTTCGCGAATGGGCCACGGCGCCAGTGCTGGTGCTGTCGGTGCGTGCCAGCGAAGGGCAGAAAGTCGAGGCACTGGATGGCGGCGCCAACGACTACGTGACCAAGCCGTTCGGGATTCAGGAATTTCTGGCGCGGGTGCGGGCACTGTTGCGCCAGGCGCCAGCAGGAGAGGCGCAGCAAGCGGCACTGAATTTCGGCCCGCTGACGGTTGATCTGGCGTATCGGCGGGTGTTGCTCGACGGCGTCGAAGTAGCGCTGACCCGCAAGGAATATGCGGTGCTGGCGCAACTGGCGCGGCATCCGGGGCGAGTGATCACCCAGCAGCAACTGCTCAAGGATATCTGGGGGCCGACCCACACCGAGGACAGTCATTATCTGCGGATTGTGGTGGGGCATTTACGCCAGAAACTGGCGGACGATCCGACCCGGCCACGGTTTATCGTGACCGAGGCAGGTGTTGGTTATCGGTTGTTGGAATCTTCTCCAATGTAG
- a CDS encoding methyl-accepting chemotaxis protein: protein MGAWLSNISLKYKFWAVNAVAFVTTLLLVLYAVQLEQQARSHASQASAQAQAQLLKAWPGSQALPKTDQVLTFKRGEAPRLNDQPLLEITDSNGWIEINHMPLFGDNPLMGAEVFSRADGQQVAVIAHGPSLSQVFSERFANYAVAVFILMLAMLGASQLLIRFLLSQLNTLKDVMLHVEKSGDLSARVPLAGRDEVGQMANAFNAMQAGYQRVVSTVANTARQLDVGAARLASSMNEVRHGMLGQQSETDQAATAINEMTATVYHIAQHAGATRDLSQTADGLAGSGQQVVARVQQSIAGLSSGVQQTAEMIQRLAEDSQKINGVVSVIHSIAEQTNLLALNAAIEAARAGEMGRGFAVVADEVRNLAKRVQASTDEITTMVSALQAGTRDAVDFMQESSYKADDCVQQAQEAGAALAEITGAVAQMRESNTQIAVAAEQQSQVAEEMNRAVVSIRDVTENTVQQTVDSATTSNELATLAGELSKAIGQLKL from the coding sequence ATGGGTGCCTGGCTTAGCAATATCTCGCTGAAGTACAAATTCTGGGCGGTCAATGCCGTCGCCTTCGTCACTACCCTGCTGCTGGTGTTGTACGCCGTACAACTCGAGCAACAGGCACGCAGCCACGCTTCGCAGGCATCTGCGCAAGCGCAGGCGCAATTGCTCAAGGCCTGGCCAGGCAGTCAGGCCCTGCCCAAAACTGATCAGGTGTTGACCTTCAAACGCGGTGAAGCGCCGCGCCTCAACGATCAACCGCTGCTGGAGATCACCGACAGCAACGGCTGGATCGAGATCAATCACATGCCGCTGTTTGGCGATAACCCATTGATGGGCGCCGAAGTGTTCAGCCGCGCCGATGGCCAACAGGTCGCCGTGATTGCTCATGGCCCGAGCCTGAGCCAGGTGTTCAGCGAGCGTTTCGCCAACTACGCGGTCGCGGTGTTTATTCTGATGCTGGCGATGCTCGGTGCTTCGCAACTGCTGATCCGTTTTCTGCTCAGTCAGCTCAACACCTTGAAGGACGTCATGCTCCACGTCGAGAAAAGCGGCGATCTTTCGGCCCGCGTGCCGTTGGCCGGTAGAGACGAAGTCGGGCAGATGGCCAATGCGTTCAACGCGATGCAGGCTGGTTATCAGCGCGTGGTCAGCACCGTGGCCAACACCGCCCGGCAATTGGATGTCGGCGCGGCGCGGCTGGCGTCGAGCATGAACGAGGTGCGCCACGGCATGCTCGGCCAGCAAAGCGAAACCGATCAGGCCGCCACCGCGATCAATGAAATGACCGCCACCGTCTACCACATCGCCCAACACGCCGGCGCCACCCGCGATCTGTCGCAGACTGCCGACGGCCTCGCCGGCAGCGGTCAGCAAGTGGTCGCCCGCGTGCAGCAGTCGATTGCTGGCCTGTCCAGCGGTGTGCAGCAGACAGCCGAGATGATTCAGCGCCTGGCCGAGGACAGCCAGAAGATCAACGGTGTGGTCAGCGTCATTCACAGCATTGCCGAGCAGACCAATCTGCTGGCCTTGAACGCTGCCATCGAAGCTGCCCGCGCCGGTGAGATGGGTCGGGGTTTTGCGGTGGTCGCCGATGAAGTGCGCAACCTCGCCAAACGAGTGCAGGCCTCGACCGACGAGATCACCACCATGGTTTCGGCGTTACAGGCCGGCACCCGCGACGCGGTGGATTTCATGCAGGAAAGTTCGTACAAGGCTGACGATTGCGTGCAGCAAGCGCAGGAGGCCGGCGCAGCGCTGGCGGAAATCACCGGAGCGGTGGCGCAGATGCGCGAGAGCAATACGCAGATTGCCGTGGCGGCGGAACAGCAAAGTCAGGTTGCGGAAGAGATGAACCGGGCGGTGGTGAGCATTCGCGATGTCACCGAGAACACGGTGCAGCAAACGGTGGATTCGGCGACGACGAGTAATGAGTTGGCGACGTTGGCTGGAGAATTGAGCAAGGCGATTGGGCAGTTGAAGCTTTGA
- a CDS encoding sensor histidine kinase: MSDSGRADALLADLPRDGRGRLKVFLGAAPGVGKTYAMLQAAHTQLRQGVKVIAGVVETHGRAETEALLGGLPQQPLVRSEYRGVMLEEMDLDGILAARPKLVLVDELAHSNAPGSRHTKRWQDIQELLAAGIDVFTTVNVQHLESLNDQVRGITGVQVRETLPDWVLQEAYELLLIDLPPRELLERLREGKVYVPEQARAAIDAFFTQTNLTALRELAMQTAAAQVDNDLAQGYRQLGQAAPAVRGRLLVGVDGDAQAERLVRHASRVAQRRHLPWSLVHVDNGSVRDEQSRLRLQNAQQLAERLGGEVVLLRAGEVAKTLIQHAAERRASLVLVGQSRPSLRRRLFGGGLAARLLRQAHGLEINVLDNDHQHPQSRPRSPLTLVWFDYALALVATVLASALAWAVSSVLPLPNISLVFLAAVLLVAVRSSLGPALACAALSFLTYDFLFIPPNFSFSIQREEDVLTLLFFLLMAALTGNLAARQRRQLQALRDTQEETTELLDLSRKLTAATDRQAVVSAAAQHLNGWSDLQLCLLNRDGQNGWKVETGGPLQFTESERAAADWAWQHDQPAGMGTGTLPLGRWWWWPLSVEDGPLALLGVCAKEGQTLSGQRRRLLTALSQPLAQALARAQLADDLEAARLHGETEQLRSALLASVSHDLRTPLTAMRGSIDSLLALGEAIPLEDRRELLEGTRDEAERLDRYIQNLLDMTRLGHGALKLARDWVSPADIVGSSLNRLRAVLAPLQVSTEVPAELPLLFVHAALIEQALVNVMENAARFSPPHGRLELRAGADDQEIFFSVSDEGPGIPEDERAKIFDMFYTAARGDRGGQGTGLGLAICQGMVGAHGGRISVADGIEGRGTCITLHLPLQAQPGMDDEA, from the coding sequence ATGAGCGACTCCGGCCGCGCCGACGCGCTGTTAGCAGACCTGCCCCGCGACGGCCGTGGCCGGCTCAAGGTATTCCTCGGCGCCGCCCCCGGTGTCGGCAAGACTTACGCGATGCTCCAGGCCGCCCACACGCAACTGCGTCAGGGCGTCAAAGTCATTGCCGGCGTGGTTGAAACCCATGGCCGCGCCGAAACCGAAGCGTTGCTTGGCGGCTTGCCGCAGCAACCGCTGGTGCGTTCGGAATACCGTGGCGTGATGCTCGAAGAAATGGACCTCGACGGCATCCTCGCAGCCAGACCGAAGCTGGTGCTGGTGGATGAACTGGCGCACAGCAACGCCCCCGGCAGTCGACACACCAAGCGCTGGCAAGACATTCAGGAATTGCTCGCCGCCGGCATCGACGTGTTCACCACGGTCAACGTCCAGCACCTCGAAAGTCTCAACGATCAGGTGCGCGGCATTACCGGTGTGCAAGTGCGCGAAACCCTGCCGGACTGGGTCTTGCAAGAGGCCTATGAACTGTTGCTGATCGACCTGCCGCCACGCGAGTTGCTCGAGCGTCTGCGCGAGGGCAAGGTCTATGTGCCGGAGCAGGCGCGGGCGGCCATCGATGCGTTTTTCACCCAGACCAACCTCACGGCATTGCGCGAACTGGCGATGCAAACCGCCGCTGCGCAGGTCGATAACGATCTTGCGCAAGGTTATCGCCAGCTCGGTCAGGCCGCGCCGGCAGTGCGCGGGAGGCTGCTGGTCGGCGTCGACGGCGATGCTCAGGCCGAACGTCTGGTGCGGCATGCCAGTCGTGTAGCGCAACGTCGGCATCTGCCGTGGAGTCTGGTGCATGTCGACAACGGCAGCGTGCGTGACGAGCAATCGCGTTTGCGTCTGCAAAACGCGCAACAATTGGCCGAACGCCTCGGTGGCGAAGTGGTTTTACTGCGCGCCGGTGAAGTGGCGAAAACCCTGATCCAGCATGCCGCCGAGCGTCGTGCGAGCCTGGTGCTGGTCGGCCAGTCCCGGCCGAGTTTGCGCCGTCGCCTGTTTGGCGGTGGCTTGGCCGCGCGTCTGTTGCGTCAGGCCCATGGCCTGGAAATCAACGTCCTCGACAACGATCATCAACACCCGCAATCGCGTCCGCGAAGCCCGCTGACACTGGTGTGGTTTGACTATGCCCTGGCGCTGGTCGCGACGGTGCTGGCCAGTGCCTTGGCGTGGGCAGTGTCGAGTGTGCTGCCGTTGCCGAACATCTCGCTGGTGTTCCTCGCGGCGGTGTTGCTGGTGGCGGTGCGCAGCAGCCTAGGCCCGGCGCTGGCCTGTGCGGCGCTGTCGTTTCTGACCTACGATTTTCTGTTCATTCCGCCGAATTTTTCCTTCAGCATCCAGCGCGAAGAAGACGTGCTGACCTTGCTGTTTTTCCTGCTGATGGCGGCGCTCACCGGTAACCTTGCAGCGCGCCAGCGCCGGCAATTGCAGGCGTTGCGCGACACTCAGGAAGAGACCACCGAGTTGCTCGACCTGTCGCGAAAATTGACGGCCGCCACCGACCGTCAGGCTGTGGTCAGCGCCGCCGCGCAACACCTCAATGGCTGGAGCGATCTGCAGCTGTGCCTGCTCAATCGCGATGGCCAGAACGGCTGGAAAGTCGAGACCGGTGGCCCGCTGCAATTTACCGAGTCCGAACGCGCCGCCGCCGACTGGGCCTGGCAACACGATCAACCGGCGGGCATGGGCACCGGCACGTTGCCGCTCGGGCGTTGGTGGTGGTGGCCGCTGTCGGTTGAGGACGGGCCGCTGGCATTGCTCGGTGTCTGCGCCAAAGAGGGCCAGACCTTGAGCGGTCAGCGTCGGCGTTTGCTCACCGCGCTGAGTCAACCGCTGGCGCAAGCGCTGGCCCGTGCGCAACTGGCGGATGATCTGGAAGCTGCACGCCTGCATGGCGAAACCGAGCAATTGCGTAGCGCCTTGCTGGCCTCGGTGTCGCATGATTTGCGCACGCCACTGACGGCCATGCGCGGCAGCATCGACAGCTTGCTCGCACTTGGCGAAGCGATCCCGCTGGAGGATCGCCGCGAGCTGCTCGAAGGCACCCGCGATGAAGCCGAACGTCTTGATCGCTACATTCAGAATCTGCTCGACATGACTCGTCTCGGCCACGGTGCTCTGAAACTGGCGCGGGACTGGGTATCACCCGCCGACATTGTCGGCAGTTCGCTCAATCGCCTGCGCGCGGTGCTCGCGCCGTTGCAGGTCAGTACCGAGGTGCCGGCCGAGTTGCCGCTGCTGTTCGTGCATGCCGCGCTGATCGAACAGGCGCTGGTCAATGTCATGGAAAACGCCGCACGGTTCTCACCGCCTCACGGTCGTCTGGAATTGCGCGCTGGCGCCGATGACCAAGAGATTTTCTTCTCGGTCAGCGACGAAGGGCCGGGGATTCCCGAAGACGAGCGGGCGAAGATTTTCGACATGTTCTACACCGCTGCACGCGGTGATCGCGGCGGCCAGGGCACCGGTCTCGGGTTGGCGATCTGTCAGGGTATGGTCGGCGCGCACGGTGGGCGGATCAGCGTTGCCGATGGCATCGAAGGGCGCGGCACCTGCATCACCTTGCACTTGCCCTTGCAGGCGCAACCGGGGATGGATGATGAAGCCTGA
- a CDS encoding acyl-CoA thioesterase, whose protein sequence is MRFCDLLDAVRRDPELTIPAEWAQGRASFGGLVAALQYEAMRAKVPADRLVRSLAITFVGPVEPDVPVRFEVEVLREGKAVSQVLGRAVQNGQVVTLVQGSFGASRASEVAVAALPAPQMKHWDECQELPFIKGVLPEFMRHLAMRWSIGGLPFSGNDSREMGGWVRLRGDVKEEPVSEAHILALVDAWPPSLLPHLKKPAMGSTLTWTIEFVQPLRPLSTLDWCKYRVETEYAADGYGHAAAKLWSAEGELIAMTRQTVTIFA, encoded by the coding sequence ATGCGCTTTTGCGATCTGCTCGATGCCGTCCGCCGCGATCCCGAACTGACCATTCCTGCCGAATGGGCTCAAGGTCGCGCCAGTTTCGGTGGCCTGGTCGCCGCGCTGCAATATGAAGCCATGCGCGCCAAGGTGCCCGCCGATCGCCTCGTGCGTTCGCTGGCGATCACCTTTGTCGGCCCGGTCGAGCCAGACGTACCGGTGCGCTTTGAAGTCGAGGTGCTGCGCGAAGGCAAAGCGGTCAGCCAGGTGCTGGGGCGGGCGGTGCAGAACGGTCAGGTCGTGACGTTGGTGCAAGGCAGTTTCGGTGCCTCGCGCGCCTCGGAGGTGGCGGTCGCAGCGCTGCCGGCCCCGCAGATGAAACACTGGGACGAATGCCAGGAACTGCCGTTTATCAAAGGTGTTCTGCCGGAGTTCATGCGTCATCTGGCGATGCGCTGGAGCATCGGTGGCCTGCCATTCAGCGGCAATGATTCGCGGGAGATGGGCGGTTGGGTGCGCCTGCGCGGCGACGTCAAGGAAGAACCGGTGAGCGAGGCGCATATTCTCGCGCTGGTCGACGCCTGGCCGCCGTCGCTGTTGCCGCACCTGAAGAAACCGGCCATGGGCAGCACGCTGACCTGGACCATCGAATTCGTTCAGCCGTTACGGCCATTGAGTACGCTGGACTGGTGCAAATATCGCGTGGAAACCGAATACGCCGCCGACGGCTACGGGCATGCCGCCGCCAAGCTGTGGAGCGCGGAAGGTGAGCTGATCGCCATGACCCGTCAGACTGTCACGATCTTTGCCTGA
- a CDS encoding terminase — MGKRHPNLPAWQWRAYPNNHQHPTNLVLHLLAVPLFIVAFLLIVSGVFSLSLASVAIGVIGIIAALGLQRHGHSLEAQASEPFSDRKDAVSRLLVEQFLTFPRFFLSGGWWRAWRERHRRH, encoded by the coding sequence ATGGGCAAACGTCACCCCAACCTTCCCGCGTGGCAATGGCGCGCGTACCCGAACAACCATCAGCACCCGACCAATCTGGTATTGCACCTGCTTGCCGTGCCGCTGTTCATCGTGGCGTTTTTGCTGATCGTTTCCGGAGTGTTCAGCCTGAGCCTGGCCAGCGTCGCCATCGGTGTGATCGGCATCATCGCCGCGTTGGGTTTGCAGCGTCACGGTCACAGCCTGGAGGCGCAGGCCTCCGAGCCGTTCAGTGATCGCAAAGATGCCGTGTCACGTTTGCTGGTCGAGCAGTTCCTGACCTTTCCAAGGTTTTTTCTCAGTGGCGGCTGGTGGCGCGCCTGGCGTGAGCGCCACCGTCGGCATTGA